One window from the genome of Natrinema caseinilyticum encodes:
- the rdfA gene encoding rod-determining factor RdfA, whose amino-acid sequence MGCKVDRLMDRYELTVPSVEYDSLDEYLVQRWTGVDGRESEGYKSLTKYFNKQVLDRVYEENGRDTMAAHLDREYELIVGGDAVERDELAADLSTDDLDIDEITDEFISWSTMRHHLKGCLEAEKEISSAKTEWERNSVDMAKDRTAEKAQSALSSLTSKGKLPEGQRATVDVQVKLSCPECSVRVPFEDAVERGYVCEAHFETQSNETVTDRISNQLSTIALPFSLVEAIPTLVFEDLYLLDALTVVGF is encoded by the coding sequence ATGGGCTGCAAGGTTGACCGTCTCATGGACCGTTATGAACTCACCGTGCCAAGCGTCGAGTACGATTCTCTTGACGAGTATCTTGTGCAACGGTGGACTGGAGTAGACGGCCGCGAGTCCGAGGGATACAAGTCCCTCACGAAGTACTTTAACAAGCAAGTTCTCGATCGGGTGTACGAAGAAAACGGTCGTGATACGATGGCGGCACATCTAGACCGAGAATATGAACTCATTGTCGGTGGTGACGCTGTCGAGCGAGACGAACTGGCCGCGGATCTATCAACTGACGATCTGGATATTGACGAGATTACAGATGAGTTCATCTCCTGGAGCACGATGCGCCATCACCTGAAAGGTTGTCTTGAAGCGGAGAAAGAGATTTCGTCAGCCAAGACCGAATGGGAGCGGAATTCAGTTGATATGGCGAAAGACCGGACGGCTGAAAAGGCTCAATCAGCGCTCTCTTCCCTTACTTCTAAGGGCAAACTCCCAGAGGGGCAACGAGCGACCGTTGACGTACAGGTGAAACTAAGTTGCCCCGAGTGTTCTGTCCGCGTTCCGTTCGAAGACGCGGTCGAACGCGGATACGTATGCGAGGCGCACTTCGAAACGCAATCCAATGAGACCGTGACCGACCGCATTAGCAACCAGCTCTCGACTATCGCACTTCCATTCTCGCTTGTTGAAGCGATACCAACACTCGTTTTCGAAGATCTTTATCTTCTCGACGCTCTAACGGTGGTTGGATTCTAA
- a CDS encoding plastocyanin/azurin family copper-binding protein, translating into MPSSELVGGPNDRQSDLTVYLYAPDNGGEAGNGQILYMFRPMVAFIERGATVTWTHAGNETVLHSSTAFGGTSTDLRLIPEDVQGWNSGPFAARKDPYRRTFETPGVYVYYCMPHKNFGMAGILIVGDTGPDDPGWSPAMTEPVKQRETLSSEMMKKIDRLRNMVKKQYDTDGQSEHRSGGESS; encoded by the coding sequence ATGCCATCCAGCGAACTTGTCGGCGGGCCGAACGACCGTCAGTCGGACTTGACGGTGTATCTATACGCGCCTGACAACGGCGGTGAAGCTGGTAACGGACAGATTCTCTATATGTTCCGGCCGATGGTCGCCTTCATAGAGCGAGGGGCCACTGTCACGTGGACGCACGCTGGCAACGAAACTGTCCTACACTCGTCGACAGCCTTCGGCGGGACGAGCACCGATCTGAGGTTGATCCCGGAAGACGTACAGGGTTGGAACTCAGGGCCGTTCGCGGCCAGAAAAGACCCCTACAGACGCACATTCGAGACGCCGGGCGTGTACGTCTACTACTGCATGCCGCACAAGAATTTCGGCATGGCCGGCATTCTCATCGTCGGGGACACCGGACCGGATGACCCAGGTTGGAGTCCAGCGATGACGGAACCTGTAAAACAGCGGGAAACACTCTCGTCGGAGATGATGAAGAAAATTGACAGACTCAGAAATATGGTCAAAAAACAGTACGACACCGACGGTCAATCCGAACACCGAAGCGGGGGTGAATCGTCGTGA
- a CDS encoding cytochrome c oxidase subunit I, whose product MSEARNPLAIEHEPSGWRKWAYTTNHKRIGVIYLWAGLFYFLLAGFAAMLFRAELITVPATLFSWNEYNALVTLHGLTMIFLVLQVLGGAFGNFMLPLLLGADEMAYPRLNALGAWIVWGGGLLLWWPVITYLLNLTGLPFYGGWFGYAPMSTTLPTVGARTWPLAIILLTIGSTGTFINFLVTILNERRPDLSLLDMPMFAWGILVTGLLAVYGFPWLTAAMGLAYLEMTYNLAFFNPMLGGSPTLYAQLFWLFGHPEVYLVILPGFTAVLMILPRFSGRPLWGRNLVLGGILWITFLSNLVWLHHMFTIGTGSSRFAFMFTSLGIVVGFAVILFSMAATMWKGRVRLRTPMLFSLGFIMMLIISGLDGVLLGIVPNNILVHDTWFIVGHFHFTLFASILALFAALYYWYPRMTGRMYSEFWGKVHFAFTFVFATSLFFIMGKLGETGMIRRYASYTYMPSLQTLQILGTAAAFIIGAAQVVFAANLLWSLFNGDRVENPWDDLVVGQGMPSPEWDGFPYWPPTPANVTNPQAKRGEEHASDERDSSHDEYTASDGGTVDESSDGTSSDGGETR is encoded by the coding sequence GTGAGCGAAGCTAGGAATCCGCTGGCGATCGAACACGAGCCGTCAGGCTGGCGCAAGTGGGCCTACACGACCAATCATAAGCGTATCGGCGTCATCTACCTGTGGGCCGGCCTGTTTTATTTCCTGCTCGCCGGATTCGCTGCGATGTTATTCCGGGCTGAACTGATTACAGTGCCGGCAACTCTGTTCAGTTGGAACGAATATAACGCACTCGTGACACTCCACGGACTGACGATGATATTCCTCGTCTTACAGGTCCTTGGGGGTGCCTTCGGCAACTTCATGCTCCCGTTATTGCTCGGTGCCGACGAGATGGCCTACCCGCGACTCAATGCGCTCGGCGCATGGATCGTCTGGGGCGGTGGCCTTCTCTTGTGGTGGCCCGTCATTACGTACCTGCTTAATCTCACGGGCCTCCCGTTCTATGGCGGCTGGTTCGGGTATGCACCAATGTCGACTACCCTCCCGACTGTCGGTGCCCGAACCTGGCCGCTGGCTATCATTTTGTTGACGATCGGATCGACAGGAACGTTCATCAACTTCCTCGTGACGATTCTCAACGAGCGACGTCCAGACCTCAGTCTCCTCGACATGCCCATGTTCGCCTGGGGGATTCTCGTCACGGGGCTGCTCGCCGTCTACGGCTTCCCGTGGCTCACCGCCGCGATGGGACTGGCCTACCTCGAGATGACGTACAACCTGGCCTTCTTCAACCCGATGCTCGGCGGATCACCGACGTTGTATGCTCAACTGTTTTGGCTGTTCGGCCATCCTGAGGTGTATCTCGTCATTCTTCCCGGGTTCACCGCCGTGCTGATGATCTTACCGCGCTTTTCTGGACGTCCCCTCTGGGGGCGGAACTTAGTGCTCGGCGGAATTCTTTGGATCACCTTCCTCTCGAATCTCGTCTGGCTCCATCACATGTTCACTATCGGTACCGGTAGTAGCCGCTTCGCTTTCATGTTTACGTCGCTGGGTATCGTCGTCGGCTTCGCAGTTATCCTCTTCTCGATGGCTGCGACGATGTGGAAAGGCCGTGTCAGGCTACGGACGCCGATGCTGTTCTCGCTCGGATTCATAATGATGCTGATTATTTCCGGCCTTGACGGCGTCTTACTCGGAATCGTACCAAACAATATCCTCGTCCACGACACGTGGTTCATCGTGGGCCACTTCCACTTTACGCTGTTCGCCAGTATCCTTGCGCTGTTCGCCGCGTTGTACTACTGGTATCCACGGATGACCGGTCGGATGTATAGTGAGTTCTGGGGGAAGGTCCACTTCGCGTTCACATTCGTGTTTGCCACGAGTCTGTTCTTCATCATGGGGAAGCTCGGCGAGACCGGAATGATCCGACGGTACGCATCCTACACGTACATGCCGTCGCTACAGACCCTCCAGATACTCGGTACTGCCGCCGCGTTCATCATCGGTGCCGCTCAGGTCGTTTTCGCTGCGAACCTGTTGTGGAGTCTCTTCAACGGCGACCGCGTGGAAAATCCGTGGGACGATCTCGTTGTCGGACAGGGCATGCCCTCGCCCGAGTGGGACGGGTTCCCGTACTGGCCACCGACCCCCGCGAACGTCACGAACCCGCAGGCCAAACGGGGCGAGGAGCACGCGTCCGACGAGCGTGATTCCAGCCATGATGAATACACCGCGTCCGACGGGGGAACGGTCGACGAGTCGAGCGATGGCACATCATCAGACGGAGGTGAGACTCGATGA
- the prs gene encoding ribose-phosphate diphosphokinase gives MDIIVTPSAEHLEIDAVQLDSHPQNESRLFPDGEVYVQLESVDDVDAALVVHSGQPHPNRGLAYLSGLLELLTEHDVLLSLCFTYVPYGMQDESFYPGTLNYARALLNRVTRYPVRQVYAVDPHFSHRDWAASFPITHLHAFPLVQERVNEDLDDFVVVGPDLGAVDRFGIPGFEKTRSGAYEVELEGELDVEGRNVLVFDDLIETGGTMVAAYDRLTRQGADTVVAAAVHGVVDEGIRRVRDTYDGLYLTNSIARDAANVSIEPLVRTVLE, from the coding sequence ATGGACATCATCGTCACACCCTCCGCGGAGCATCTCGAGATCGATGCCGTACAGCTCGACTCCCATCCGCAGAACGAGTCCCGACTGTTCCCCGACGGCGAAGTGTACGTACAACTCGAGTCCGTCGATGACGTCGACGCCGCGCTCGTCGTCCACTCGGGACAACCGCATCCGAACCGGGGGCTGGCGTACCTGTCCGGATTGCTCGAACTCCTCACAGAACACGACGTCCTTCTCTCGCTCTGTTTCACCTACGTTCCCTACGGTATGCAAGACGAGTCGTTCTATCCCGGGACGCTCAATTACGCCCGCGCGCTCTTGAACCGGGTCACTCGGTATCCCGTTCGACAGGTGTACGCAGTCGACCCCCATTTCAGCCATCGGGACTGGGCCGCGTCGTTTCCGATAACTCACTTGCACGCGTTCCCGCTCGTCCAAGAGCGCGTGAACGAGGACCTCGACGACTTCGTGGTGGTGGGGCCGGACCTCGGCGCGGTTGACCGCTTCGGTATTCCCGGCTTCGAAAAGACGCGAAGCGGTGCCTACGAGGTCGAACTCGAGGGCGAACTCGACGTCGAGGGCCGGAACGTGCTGGTGTTCGACGACCTCATCGAGACCGGCGGAACGATGGTCGCGGCCTACGATCGGCTCACCCGCCAGGGAGCGGACACGGTCGTCGCCGCGGCGGTACACGGCGTGGTCGACGAGGGAATTCGACGCGTTCGTGACACCTACGACGGACTCTACCTGACGAATTCGATCGCGAGGGACGCTGCGAACGTCTCTATCGAACCCCTCGTTCGGACGGTACTCGAGTGA
- a CDS encoding IS6 family transposase, with protein sequence MPENARLSPSIGQFDLDFVEREATPRLLMKLNIQLHLAGLSLSNTVRVLEIFGVERARSTIHNWVHKADLQPDSCRSPDHVAVDETVIRLDDEQYWLYAAVDPESNELLHTKLEPTRNKVIASTFFTELREKHDVDDAVFLVDGDKSLNYACQRHGLDFRYERHGNRNSVERIFREIKRRTSSFSNCFSNAHAETADQWLRSFAFAWNQLI encoded by the coding sequence ATGCCCGAAAACGCACGCCTCAGTCCTAGTATCGGCCAGTTCGACTTGGATTTTGTGGAGCGAGAAGCAACACCGCGGCTGTTGATGAAGCTCAATATTCAGCTCCATCTTGCTGGACTCTCGCTTTCGAATACTGTTCGTGTTCTCGAGATATTCGGTGTTGAACGGGCTCGATCGACGATTCATAACTGGGTTCACAAGGCTGATCTACAGCCCGATTCCTGTCGAAGCCCGGATCACGTTGCAGTTGACGAGACGGTGATCCGACTCGACGATGAACAGTATTGGCTGTACGCCGCTGTCGATCCAGAGTCAAACGAATTACTCCATACAAAGCTTGAACCGACGAGAAATAAGGTAATAGCCAGTACATTCTTCACGGAATTACGCGAGAAACACGATGTCGACGACGCTGTGTTTCTCGTTGATGGCGATAAATCACTGAACTACGCCTGTCAACGGCATGGCCTCGATTTCAGATACGAACGACATGGAAATCGGAACAGTGTCGAACGTATCTTTCGGGAGATAAAACGTCGAACCTCTTCTTTCTCAAACTGCTTTAGTAACGCTCACGCAGAAACTGCTGATCAGTGGCTCAGGTCGTTCGCCTTCGCATGGAATCAGCTTATCTGA
- a CDS encoding cytochrome c oxidase subunit 3, with protein sequence MLGDDTEPYSDVPDEVSVSEGTEGFPHESKYPLVVTVGLTLLGFGLALPAPLFVILVGTPVTLWGVGGWTYEYTIEDYEDRVIPEQKRQLLGMETGMIATWLFIVTEGLLFAGLFLAYFFLEADHGPWPPEELPPLDLPYALGLTVILLLSGITLYWARRGLEHGNRRQFNYGLAVTIILGLAFLLGQANEYSTMLSEGLTPWASAYGSTFYVVTGTHGIHVIFGLVLLGLVGARAWGRGHFDADRHLFVKTASYYWHFVDAIWFLIVLFVYY encoded by the coding sequence ATGCTGGGTGACGATACCGAACCGTATTCCGACGTCCCCGACGAGGTTTCCGTGAGCGAAGGAACTGAAGGGTTCCCTCACGAGAGCAAGTATCCCCTGGTCGTCACCGTGGGGCTTACGCTTCTCGGCTTCGGGCTCGCCTTGCCGGCTCCGCTGTTTGTCATCCTTGTGGGTACCCCGGTCACGCTCTGGGGGGTTGGAGGCTGGACGTACGAATACACGATCGAAGACTATGAAGACCGGGTGATCCCCGAGCAGAAGCGCCAACTCCTTGGTATGGAGACCGGGATGATTGCGACATGGCTGTTCATCGTCACCGAGGGGCTGCTGTTCGCTGGACTGTTCCTCGCTTACTTCTTCCTCGAGGCCGACCACGGTCCGTGGCCGCCCGAGGAGCTTCCGCCGCTGGATCTGCCGTACGCGCTGGGGCTCACCGTCATCCTTCTGCTCAGCGGGATCACGCTGTACTGGGCCCGCCGTGGGCTCGAGCATGGGAACCGGCGGCAGTTCAACTACGGGCTGGCTGTGACCATCATTCTCGGCCTCGCGTTTCTTCTCGGACAGGCCAACGAGTACAGCACCATGCTGAGTGAGGGGTTGACGCCGTGGGCCAGCGCGTATGGATCGACGTTCTACGTCGTCACTGGAACGCACGGCATCCACGTCATTTTCGGACTCGTCTTACTGGGGCTGGTCGGCGCCCGCGCATGGGGTCGCGGTCACTTCGACGCCGACCGGCACCTCTTCGTGAAGACGGCGTCGTACTACTGGCACTTCGTCGATGCCATCTGGTTCCTCATTGTCCTGTTTGTTTATTACTGA
- a CDS encoding HdeD family acid-resistance protein — protein MTGAPDATDTIAAQGTRSTSTENWRAFLITGVVLSCLGLLGMVLPLVTEISLSIVLGALLIVGGLAHGNHVRTDPVRAGRLWHVVLTAVYVLGGLAIVLNPSIAILAMTVVLLSYFLTAGVVEIALGIRIRGEKHWIWLVVSGGISLVLAGFIWISWPDDSPRLLATLFGIGLFTSGIALILVAIGGRSATTPSLREDEVT, from the coding sequence ATGACAGGAGCACCGGACGCGACTGACACGATCGCAGCGCAAGGGACGCGCAGCACGAGTACCGAAAACTGGCGAGCATTCCTGATTACCGGGGTCGTGCTATCCTGTCTCGGACTGCTCGGGATGGTTCTGCCGTTGGTTACGGAGATTTCTCTGTCGATTGTCTTGGGTGCGTTATTGATCGTCGGTGGTCTCGCCCACGGCAATCACGTCCGTACCGACCCAGTCCGGGCCGGACGACTGTGGCACGTGGTGCTGACGGCCGTGTACGTGCTCGGTGGCCTCGCTATCGTCTTGAATCCGTCCATCGCGATACTCGCGATGACGGTGGTCCTTCTCTCGTACTTTCTGACCGCAGGTGTCGTGGAAATCGCGCTGGGGATCAGGATTCGTGGCGAGAAACACTGGATATGGCTCGTTGTGAGTGGCGGTATTTCACTGGTACTGGCGGGATTCATCTGGATCAGCTGGCCTGATGATTCTCCGAGGCTACTCGCTACGCTTTTCGGAATCGGGCTATTCACGTCCGGGATTGCGTTGATACTGGTCGCTATCGGCGGGCGATCGGCTACAACGCCATCGCTACGCGAGGACGAGGTAACGTAA
- a CDS encoding DUF7546 family protein: MHSNYSLETSAFDPRTGVDRRWFGVFAIQVLTFVGYATLAGTGITAIRYLVYPFIWIDAAAWAILCVTPSAASMRA; encoded by the coding sequence ATGCATTCGAACTACTCCCTCGAGACATCAGCGTTCGACCCGCGCACAGGTGTCGACCGCCGGTGGTTCGGCGTCTTCGCCATACAAGTGCTGACGTTCGTCGGGTACGCGACCCTCGCAGGAACAGGGATCACCGCGATTCGGTATCTCGTCTATCCGTTCATCTGGATTGACGCTGCGGCGTGGGCCATCCTCTGTGTCACCCCATCAGCAGCTAGTATGCGCGCTTGA
- a CDS encoding dienelactone hydrolase family protein: MGANDNSIVTVTVDDVELEGELLIPEGASGLVLFAHGSGSSRHSPRNNFVAERVRARGVGTLLFDLLTEAEDETYETRFDISLLTDRLVGATKWVRGRDDTADLKIGYFGSSTGSAAALRGAARPETDIDAVVSRGGRVDMAEDVLEQVTASTLFIVGGNDHPVLEWNREAYDLLAGKKSLEVIEGATHLFEEPGALESVADHAGEWFAENLQ; encoded by the coding sequence ATGGGAGCGAACGATAATTCGATCGTCACGGTCACCGTCGACGACGTCGAACTCGAGGGAGAGTTGCTGATCCCGGAGGGTGCGTCCGGACTCGTCCTGTTCGCCCACGGGAGCGGCAGCAGCAGGCACAGTCCGCGAAACAACTTCGTGGCCGAACGGGTTCGTGCACGCGGCGTCGGGACGCTACTGTTCGACTTGCTCACCGAAGCCGAGGACGAAACGTACGAAACGCGGTTCGACATTTCCCTGCTGACCGATCGGCTCGTCGGCGCGACGAAATGGGTCCGCGGACGCGACGATACCGCCGATCTGAAGATCGGCTACTTCGGCTCGAGTACCGGCTCGGCGGCCGCGCTCCGCGGCGCAGCACGGCCCGAAACGGATATCGACGCCGTCGTCTCGCGAGGAGGGCGCGTCGACATGGCCGAAGACGTCCTCGAACAGGTAACGGCGTCGACCCTGTTTATCGTCGGCGGAAACGACCACCCGGTCCTCGAGTGGAACAGGGAGGCATACGACCTATTAGCGGGTAAAAAGTCCCTCGAGGTCATCGAGGGCGCAACACACCTCTTCGAAGAACCGGGCGCGCTCGAATCCGTTGCCGATCACGCAGGCGAGTGGTTCGCCGAGAATTTGCAGTGA
- the coxB gene encoding cytochrome c oxidase subunit II, producing MSDEDSRGYGESLLWALVLLVGPAGLVWEFGLSIIHTLPLSENLPIRFIEHIEVAMYTLVIVLGGGTLLAFIYAAIRYSDEFKRAPDAMSVNWAQRSFIAWIAVIIAVLLITATVGATTLMTVDSGPAPPDSAGNQIDTEEALTYKVVGVQWTWMVKPVQPNHLGFAMRREIRVPANTTIHLEITSKDVIHSFAIQELGVKKDAVPGQVNHYWFVAQEPGRYQINCAELCGAGHSQMTPTLVVMPREEYGQWVVEQGGTNPFKSTQQSQMNATTANTTAGTENRTATTGMQAGNATTGPQNGTATTEKTADEGDNATAGANSLGRHPTAVNTIATERRGIDAG from the coding sequence ATGAGTGACGAGGACTCTAGAGGCTACGGGGAATCGCTCCTCTGGGCGCTCGTCCTCCTCGTCGGGCCGGCGGGTCTCGTCTGGGAGTTCGGGCTGAGCATCATACACACCCTGCCGCTGAGCGAAAACCTTCCGATCCGCTTTATCGAGCACATCGAAGTGGCAATGTACACGCTCGTCATCGTCCTTGGCGGTGGGACGCTCTTGGCGTTCATCTACGCCGCAATACGCTACTCGGACGAGTTCAAGAGAGCACCGGACGCGATGTCGGTCAACTGGGCACAACGATCGTTCATCGCGTGGATCGCCGTCATCATCGCCGTTCTTTTGATAACGGCGACGGTCGGCGCGACCACGCTCATGACGGTCGACAGCGGTCCCGCACCGCCCGACTCGGCGGGGAATCAGATCGACACCGAAGAGGCGCTCACCTACAAGGTCGTCGGCGTCCAGTGGACGTGGATGGTTAAGCCTGTCCAACCGAACCACCTCGGGTTCGCGATGCGTCGAGAGATTCGCGTGCCGGCAAACACGACGATCCATCTCGAGATCACGTCGAAAGACGTCATCCACAGCTTCGCGATTCAGGAACTCGGCGTCAAGAAAGACGCCGTGCCCGGACAGGTCAACCACTACTGGTTCGTCGCCCAGGAGCCCGGACGGTACCAAATCAACTGCGCGGAGCTCTGCGGAGCTGGCCACTCCCAAATGACACCGACACTGGTCGTGATGCCCCGCGAGGAGTACGGACAGTGGGTCGTCGAACAGGGCGGTACCAACCCGTTCAAGTCAACCCAACAGTCACAGATGAACGCGACCACCGCGAATACGACAGCTGGAACGGAGAATCGAACCGCGACCACCGGCATGCAGGCCGGCAACGCGACGACCGGACCGCAGAACGGAACAGCAACGACCGAAAAGACGGCAGACGAAGGCGACAACGCGACAGCGGGCGCGAATAGCCTCGGTCGCCACCCCACCGCGGTCAACACTATCGCGACCGAACGGAGAGGTATCGATGCTGGGTGA
- a CDS encoding phosphoribosyltransferase: MFDDRTDAGEQLAAAVTSRDIEADVVLAIPRGGLPLGRIVADEVGAPLDVVVAKKIGAPGNPELAIGSVASDGSVWLNEEIIDQLAVDDEYVETQRKEVATAAREKADQYRAGRDPIDLEGKRVLVVDDGVATGATTRGCLRRVHNAGASHVTLAVPVGPPEAIERLRDETDAVVCVETPPWFSAVGQFYGSFGQVSDAEAMQYLNRDEVDRG, encoded by the coding sequence ATGTTCGACGATAGGACTGACGCAGGAGAACAACTGGCGGCGGCTGTCACGAGTCGAGATATCGAAGCCGACGTCGTCCTCGCGATACCCAGGGGCGGGCTCCCGCTCGGCAGAATCGTCGCGGACGAAGTCGGTGCCCCCTTGGACGTCGTGGTAGCGAAGAAAATCGGCGCGCCCGGAAATCCAGAATTGGCCATCGGCTCGGTCGCGAGCGATGGCTCCGTCTGGCTCAACGAAGAGATCATCGATCAACTCGCCGTCGACGATGAGTACGTGGAAACGCAGCGAAAGGAAGTTGCGACGGCTGCGAGGGAAAAAGCGGATCAGTATCGTGCGGGTCGGGATCCGATCGATCTCGAGGGAAAACGCGTCCTCGTCGTCGACGACGGCGTGGCGACTGGGGCGACGACTCGAGGTTGCCTTCGCCGCGTACACAACGCCGGGGCGTCGCACGTAACGCTCGCAGTTCCCGTCGGACCACCCGAAGCGATCGAACGGCTTCGGGACGAAACCGATGCCGTCGTCTGCGTCGAAACGCCACCCTGGTTCAGTGCCGTTGGGCAGTTCTACGGTTCGTTCGGGCAGGTCTCGGACGCTGAGGCGATGCAGTATCTCAACCGCGACGAAGTTGATCGAGGGTAA
- a CDS encoding sulfite exporter TauE/SafE family protein produces the protein MDFQIEDADTGPQAEQIPPEAPPRRIGVEAEALDRRRTVSERMRLPRRSRRRLALLGVLYSVTIAAMAIVFGGGTGRSPFDPLVVLVAFVLETTDSAAGMGFGTGLAPLLFVLGYEPLQIVPVLLVSETLTGLIAGAVHQNVENVTFSIRPLNEESKLLLLLVGVGSVATLGSVLLAYVALELSEAAIETYVSVLVLMMGVVGVSRAKLRTQIEYKPRRLVVFALLAGVNKGIGGGGYGPVITLGQILSGVYEKSAVAITTLAEGIVSITSVITFLLLFHYGVPVDFRLLPSIFAGGFLAAIVAPYAVRVVPNAIWRYVIPIYAFGIGLVGLSLGVEI, from the coding sequence GTGGATTTCCAGATCGAAGATGCGGATACGGGACCGCAGGCCGAACAGATTCCCCCGGAGGCACCGCCTCGGCGAATCGGTGTCGAGGCGGAAGCACTGGACCGAAGACGGACCGTTTCCGAGCGGATGCGACTCCCGAGACGGTCACGTCGCCGGCTCGCGTTACTCGGCGTCCTGTACTCCGTTACGATCGCGGCCATGGCGATCGTTTTCGGCGGTGGAACGGGACGGAGCCCGTTCGATCCACTCGTCGTACTCGTCGCGTTCGTCCTCGAGACGACGGACTCCGCGGCGGGGATGGGCTTCGGCACGGGACTCGCACCGCTCCTGTTCGTCCTCGGATACGAACCGCTTCAAATCGTCCCCGTACTGCTCGTCTCCGAAACGCTGACGGGGCTGATCGCCGGAGCCGTTCATCAGAACGTCGAAAACGTCACGTTCTCAATCAGACCGCTAAACGAGGAGTCGAAACTACTGCTGTTGCTCGTCGGTGTCGGTTCGGTCGCCACGCTCGGATCCGTTTTACTCGCTTACGTCGCGCTCGAGCTTTCGGAAGCCGCGATCGAGACGTACGTTTCGGTGCTCGTTTTGATGATGGGTGTCGTCGGGGTCTCGCGAGCAAAACTGCGAACGCAGATCGAGTACAAACCGCGGCGACTCGTCGTTTTCGCACTGCTTGCCGGCGTGAACAAGGGAATCGGTGGCGGCGGGTATGGACCGGTCATCACGTTGGGGCAGATCCTCTCCGGTGTCTACGAAAAGAGCGCCGTTGCGATCACGACACTCGCCGAGGGAATCGTTTCGATTACCAGCGTGATCACGTTCCTCCTTCTGTTCCACTACGGGGTGCCAGTCGATTTCCGACTCCTTCCGTCGATCTTCGCCGGCGGGTTTCTCGCGGCGATCGTCGCACCCTACGCGGTTCGCGTCGTCCCGAACGCGATCTGGCGGTACGTCATCCCGATCTACGCGTTCGGTATCGGACTCGTGGGACTGTCGCTCGGAGTGGAAATTTGA